The Symphalangus syndactylus isolate Jambi chromosome 11, NHGRI_mSymSyn1-v2.1_pri, whole genome shotgun sequence genome contains a region encoding:
- the LOC129457746 gene encoding zinc finger protein 280A, whose translation MGDTFLCKKVESPKKNLRESKQRDEDDEDPDLIFVGVEHVHRDAEILFVGMISNSKPVVSNILNRVTPGSNSRRKKIFRQDPAHVSQPANHVTSMAKAIVPVSPSEGRSTDSPVTMKSSSEPGYKMSSPQVVSPNFSDSLPSGTQCLVGAMVSGGGRNESSPDSKRLSTSDINSRDSKRVKLRDGIPGVPSLAVVPSDISSIISTNTPPQGVCNSSNHVQNGVTFPCADDNGKAHFNLTNPERANGSDGLVITDIPSLASQNKTFDPKKENPIVLLSDFYYGQHKGDGQPEQKTHTTFKCLSCVKVLKNIKFMNHMKHHLEFEKQRNDSWEDHTTCQHCHRQFPTPFQLQCHTDSVHIAMGPSAVCKICELSFETDQVLLQHMKDHHKPGEMPYVCQVCHYRSSVFADIETHFRTCHENTKNLICLFCLKLFKTAIPYMNHCWRHSRRRVFPCSKCRLQFLTLKEEIEHKTKDHQTFKKPEQLQGLPREKKVIIQTSVQPGSSGMASVIVSNTDPQPSPVKTRKKMAMNARDSRLPCSKDSS comes from the coding sequence atggGAGATACCTTTTTGTGTAAGAAAGTGGAATCACCAAAGAAGAATTTGAGAGAATCCAAACAAAGGGACGAGGATGATGAAGATCCAGATCTGATCTTTGTTGGGGTGGAGCATGTACATAGAGATGCTGAAATTCTCTTTGTCGGGATGATTTCAAATTCAAAACCAGTCGTTTCAAACATTTTGAACAGAGTCACCCCAGGTTCAaattcaagaagaaagaaaatcttccGTCAAGATCCTGCTCACGTGTCGCAGCCTGCAAATCATGTGACCTCTATGGCAAAAGCCATCGTGCCAGTTTCTCCGTCTGAGGGGAGATCAACAGATAGTCCTGTCACTATGAAGTCTTCATCTGAACCTGGTTATAAAATGAGCTCACCACAAGTTGTTTCTCCCAATTTCTCAGATTCGCTCCCCTCAGGAACTCAGTGTCTAGTTGGAGCTATGGTCTCTGGAGGAGGCAGAAATGAGAGTTCTCCTGATTCAAAGCGACTTTCCACTTCAGATATAAACAGCAGAGATTCCAAAAGGGTGAAACTCAGGGATGGAATCCCAGGTGTACCTTCTTTAGCTGTGGTCCCTTCAGATATCTCTTCTATAATAAGCACAAATACACCCCCACAGGGGGTCTGCAATTCATCAAACCATGTTCAGAATGGAGTAACATTTCCTTGTGCTGATGATAATGGAAAGGCACATTTCAATCTTACCAATCCAGAGAGAGCAAATGGGTCTGATGGCCTGGTAATAACAGACATTCCAAGTCTAGCAAGTCAAAACAAGACCTTTGATCCCAAGAAAGAAAATCCCATCGTGTTACTTAGCGACTTTTACTATGGACAGCATAAAGGAGATGGGCAGCCGGAACAGAAGACTCACACCACCTTTAAATGCCTCAGCTGCGTGAAAGTTCTAAAAAATATTAAGTTTATGAATCACATGAAGCATCATTTGGAATTTGAGAAGCAGAGGAACGACAGCTGGGAAGACCACACCACCTGCCAGCACTGCCACCGGCAGTTTCCCACTCCCTTCCAGCTACAGTGTCACACTGATAGTGTACACATCGCCATGGGGCCCTCTGCTGTCTGTAAGATTTGTGAATTGTCATTTGAAACAGATCAGGTCCTCTTACAACACATGAAGGACCATCATAAGCCTGGCGAAATGCCCTATGTGTGCCAGGTTTGCCATTACAGATCGTCGGTCTTTGCTGATATAGAAACACATTTTAGAACATGCCATGAAAACACAAAGAATTTGATTTGTCTGTTTTGTCTCAAACTTTTCAAAACTGCAATACCATACATGAATCATTGTTGGAGGCACAGCAGAAGGAGGGTCTTTCCGTGTTCCAAGTGCCGGCTACAGTTTTTGACGTTGAAGGAGGAAATAGAGCACAAAACCAAGGaccatcaaacatttaaaaagccgGAGCAACTGCAAGGGTTGCCTCgtgaaaaaaaagttattattcaaACTTCAGTTCAGCCAGGATCAAGTGGTATGGCTTCCGTTATTGTTAGCAACACTGACCCTCAGCCTTCTCCTGTAAAAACGAGAAAGAAGATGGCTATGAACGCTAGAGATTCCAGACTCCCTTGCAGCAAGGATTCTagttga